One Triticum dicoccoides isolate Atlit2015 ecotype Zavitan chromosome 5B, WEW_v2.0, whole genome shotgun sequence genomic window carries:
- the LOC119306278 gene encoding uncharacterized protein LOC119306278, producing the protein MGLCVSYDAAAARVVLPSGELREYSPPATAELALEEVGHQEWFVCDADAMGFEGSVAAMAAGERLQPGQIYFVLPAEMLRRCLTGEEVASLVVKASAALVKAATASSAGGRRRRGSVAPLMFAPSEEDYSDETLAKFAVKPAVPQKRRVAYRGGRSPPRFSPDLTAILESE; encoded by the coding sequence ATGGGCCTGTGTGTGTCGTACGACGCGGCGGCCGCGAGGGTGGTGCTCCCCAGCGGCGAGCTCCGGGAGTACTCGCCTCCCGCGACGGCAGAGCTGGCTCTTGAGGAGGTGGGGCACCAGGAGTGGTTCGTCTGCGACGCCGACGCGATGGGGTTCGAGGGCTCCGTCGCGGCGATGGCCGCCGGTGAGCGGCTCCAGCCGGGGCAGATCTACTTCGTGCTCCCCGCAGAGATGCTGCGCCGCTGCCTCACAGGCGAGGAGGTGGCCTCGCTCGTCGTCAAGGCCAGCGCCGCCCTCGTCAAGGCCGCCACCGCCTCGTCAGCTGGCGGCCGGCGCCGGCGAGGCTCCGTGGCGCCGCTCATGTTCGCGCCGTCGGAGGAGGATTACTCCGACGAAACCTTGGCGAAGTTTGCAGTGAAGCCGGCGGTGCCGCAGAAGCGGAGGGTGGCCTACCGAGGCGGGAGGTCGCCGCCGCGGTTCTCGCCCGACTTAACCGCCATTTTGGAGAGCGAGTAG